From a region of the Blochmannia endosymbiont of Camponotus modoc genome:
- the cyoC gene encoding cytochrome o ubiquinol oxidase subunit III encodes MYKHNNLNIKTIFGFWLYIMSDCILFASLFAIYSVLCNNTVDCSSGKDIFSLPFVFVETCCLLLSSLTHGKVMIYVEKSYTKQVNIWMGITFLLGLCFISMEIYEFYHLIKLGNNPCRSAFLSSFFTLVGTHGLHVIAGLIWIAVMIMHIVRQGLTYTNYIRMQCLSLFWHFLDIIWICVFTEVYLLGVL; translated from the coding sequence ATGTATAAACATAATAATTTAAATATAAAGACAATATTTGGTTTCTGGTTATACATAATGAGTGATTGTATTCTATTTGCAAGTTTATTTGCAATATACTCTGTGTTATGTAATAACACAGTAGATTGTTCTTCAGGTAAAGATATATTTTCATTGCCTTTTGTGTTTGTAGAAACTTGTTGTTTATTATTGAGTAGCCTTACTCATGGCAAAGTTATGATATATGTAGAAAAATCATATACGAAACAAGTAAATATTTGGATGGGAATAACTTTTTTATTAGGACTATGTTTTATTAGTATGGAGATCTATGAATTTTATCATTTAATTAAATTAGGAAACAATCCATGTCGTAGTGCGTTTCTTTCTTCTTTTTTTACTTTAGTGGGGACTCATGGTCTACATGTGATAGCGGGTCTTATTTGGATCGCGGTAATGATTATGCATATTGTGCGTCAAGGATTAACATACACCAACTATATACGAATGCAATGTTTAAGTTTATTTTGGCATTTTCTTGATATTATATGGATATGTGTATTTACTGAGGTGTATTTACTGGGAGTACTATGA
- the cyoD gene encoding cytochrome o ubiquinol oxidase subunit IV, which produces MKNGYTQKSYLIGFALSVVLTIVPFVMVTHDAINKKILINIIVFCSIMQIIVHLIFFLHLGNVSNQAWNLISLIFTIFIVFILVLGSVWIMTHLHHNLMI; this is translated from the coding sequence ATGAAGAATGGTTATACACAGAAGTCATATTTAATTGGGTTTGCATTATCTGTTGTTTTGACAATCGTTCCATTTGTTATGGTTACACATGACGCAATAAATAAAAAAATATTAATAAATATTATTGTATTTTGCTCAATAATGCAGATTATTGTTCATTTAATTTTCTTTTTGCATTTGGGAAATGTATCTAATCAAGCATGGAATTTAATATCTTTAATATTCACAATATTTATTGTTTTTATCCTTGTGCTAGGAAGTGTATGGATTATGACACATTTGCATCATAATTTGATGATTTAA
- the cyoE gene encoding heme o synthase — protein sequence MIKYYLHLTKPGIVLGNLMSSTGGFLIASRDAISCSLFITMTVGTTLVIAAGCVLNNIIDRDIDAVMERTKNRVLVQHSQIFLNQSILYAVILSIFGFLFLSFTKNFLTIYLSAIGLFIYVGVYSLWMKRRSIYSIMVGSISGAMPPVIGYCTAANQFDVGALILLIIFSLWQIPHSHSIAILRLNDYKIACIPTFPIKKGVESTKNHMVVYIIGFIIATILFTVMGYTSYIFLIIISVINLWWLYMGFYGYRIINHDSLWAKQMFVLSLIIIVSLNLLLSLDHILFSTKNILL from the coding sequence ATGATTAAATATTATTTACACTTAACGAAACCAGGAATTGTTTTAGGTAATTTAATGTCGTCTACAGGGGGATTTTTAATAGCATCGCGAGATGCTATATCTTGTTCTTTATTTATCACAATGACTGTAGGAACGACCTTAGTGATAGCTGCTGGCTGTGTGTTAAATAACATTATTGATCGAGATATTGATGCAGTTATGGAACGAACTAAAAATAGAGTCTTGGTGCAACACAGTCAAATTTTTCTAAATCAAAGTATATTGTATGCAGTAATCTTAAGTATATTTGGATTTTTGTTTTTGAGTTTTACTAAAAATTTTTTGACAATATATTTATCGGCAATAGGTTTATTTATATACGTCGGTGTGTATAGTTTATGGATGAAACGTAGATCTATTTATAGTATAATGGTGGGTAGTATATCAGGAGCAATGCCGCCAGTCATTGGATATTGTACCGCTGCAAATCAATTTGATGTAGGAGCTTTGATATTATTAATAATTTTTAGTTTGTGGCAAATCCCACATTCTCATTCCATTGCTATTTTACGATTAAATGATTATAAAATAGCTTGTATTCCAACTTTCCCTATTAAAAAGGGAGTGGAGTCAACTAAGAATCATATGGTTGTTTATATAATTGGGTTTATTATAGCAACTATATTATTTACTGTTATGGGGTACACTAGTTATATATTTTTAATAATAATTAGCGTTATAAATTTATGGTGGTTATATATGGGATTTTATGGTTATAGAATAATTAATCATGATAGTTTGTGGGCAAAGCAAATGTTTGTATTATCTCTTATCATTATAGTATCATTAAATTTGCTTTTATCCTTAGATCATATTTTATTTTCTACAAAAAATATATTACTGTAA
- a CDS encoding MFS transporter, whose protein sequence is MTKKEFYIILGLSTIFALRMAGVFMILPVLTIHAVSLQGANGSSLGVAIGVYGLMQIIFQLPFGLMSDKIGRKSVIIGGLVLFIFGSEIAATTNNIWGLIIGRALQGSGAIGSSLIALLLDSVQEQHRIKAMASVGMSIGIAFAASMVFGPIITNRFGLNGLFHSIAILIIVAIVLICIIKPPISSHPVKNDENLFIMFSKIKHILTHSQLMKLNVSIFFTHTILMLNFIVLPKTMINLGFPLSIHWKIYSIIMIISAIVVLTCIFYFEGKNCTKKILIACMNILFLSELIMSMNTLYSKMFLFGMQLFFIAFSLIETILPALINKEAQKKYKVTTISIYSIGQFLGIGFGGILGGFLLEMKGVWLVLFFSLIISLLCVIVINTLH, encoded by the coding sequence ATGACTAAAAAAGAATTTTACATTATATTAGGATTGAGCACGATATTTGCATTACGCATGGCAGGAGTATTTATGATTCTGCCCGTTTTAACTATTCATGCTGTTTCCTTGCAAGGAGCGAATGGAAGTTCGCTAGGTGTAGCTATTGGAGTATATGGTTTAATGCAAATAATCTTTCAATTACCTTTTGGATTAATGTCTGACAAAATTGGACGTAAGTCTGTTATTATCGGGGGATTAGTGTTATTTATTTTTGGTAGTGAAATAGCAGCAACTACTAATAATATTTGGGGGCTTATTATTGGACGAGCACTACAAGGATCAGGAGCTATTGGCAGCTCACTTATAGCGTTGTTATTAGACTCAGTACAAGAACAACATCGCATAAAAGCTATGGCGTCAGTTGGCATGAGTATTGGTATAGCTTTTGCTGCTTCTATGGTTTTTGGACCAATTATTACTAATAGGTTTGGATTGAATGGATTATTTCATAGTATTGCTATATTAATTATAGTAGCCATTGTTCTAATTTGTATTATAAAACCACCTATTTCTTCTCACCCCGTAAAAAATGATGAAAATTTATTTATTATGTTTAGTAAAATTAAACATATATTAACGCATTCACAATTAATGAAATTAAATGTCAGCATATTTTTTACACATACTATTTTAATGTTAAACTTTATTGTTTTACCCAAAACAATGATAAATTTAGGATTTCCTCTTAGTATACATTGGAAAATTTATAGTATTATTATGATAATATCTGCGATCGTAGTATTGACATGTATTTTCTATTTTGAAGGTAAAAATTGTACAAAAAAGATATTAATTGCTTGTATGAATATTTTATTTTTATCTGAACTAATTATGTCAATGAATACGTTATATAGTAAAATGTTTTTATTTGGAATGCAGCTATTTTTTATAGCATTTAGTTTAATAGAGACAATATTACCTGCTTTGATAAATAAAGAAGCACAAAAAAAATATAAAGTAACTACTATTAGTATTTATTCCATTGGTCAATTTTTAGGAATAGGATTCGGTGGGATTTTAGGTGGATTTTTATTAGAAATGAAAGGAGTATGGTTGGTATTGTTTTTTTCATTAATTATATCCTTATTATGCGTTATAGTAATTAACACACTACATTAA
- the thiI gene encoding tRNA uracil 4-sulfurtransferase ThiI → MKIIIKLSPEITIKSRAIRVFFIKILITNIKTILKKNNESASIIRNWDYLEVICNNKKYQKICAILVNIPGIHHLLLIKKHVFHSLQDIYEKIIFSLNDEIKLSGKSFCVRVKRCGKHNFTSQEVEHYLGNKLCQNIANIRVNLTKPEKTIYLEIKDNQLFIIIKRYEGLGGFPIGTQQEMLSLISGGFDSAVASYMLIRRGCKVNYCFFNLGGAMHTVEVCRVIHFLWNKFSSSHKIKFISIDFSEVIKEIVAKIKDNQIGVVLKRMMIRSASLVANRFKITALITGEVLGQVSSQTLSNLTLIDSVSNHVIFRPLIAYDKEKIINLARKIGTEILSKSVPEYCGIISKKSTAKTTKQLIEFEENNFDFTILDRAVSQSYVIDVQNIPDKIINQHVFQVETKKILDSTDVVLDIRTEIEQEKNPLYLNNIEIKKIPFYSLIDQFSKLDPNKVYLLYCDHGIMSQLQVMYLHRQGFRNVKIYRPPR, encoded by the coding sequence ATGAAAATAATTATTAAATTATCACCAGAAATTACAATAAAAAGCCGTGCTATACGAGTTTTTTTTATAAAAATCCTCATTACAAATATTAAAACTATTTTAAAAAAAAATAATGAATCAGCATCAATTATACGTAATTGGGATTATCTTGAGGTAATATGTAATAATAAAAAGTACCAAAAAATATGCGCTATTTTAGTGAATATTCCTGGAATTCACCATTTATTATTAATTAAAAAACATGTGTTTCATTCTTTACAAGATATTTATGAAAAAATTATATTCAGTCTGAATGATGAGATTAAATTATCAGGCAAAAGTTTTTGTGTTCGAGTGAAACGTTGTGGCAAACATAATTTCACTTCTCAAGAAGTTGAACATTATTTAGGGAATAAACTGTGTCAAAACATAGCTAATATTAGAGTTAACTTAACAAAACCTGAAAAAACTATATATTTGGAAATTAAAGATAATCAACTTTTTATAATTATCAAGCGTTACGAAGGATTAGGAGGTTTTCCGATAGGTACGCAACAAGAAATGTTATCATTAATTTCAGGAGGATTTGATTCAGCTGTTGCTAGCTATATGTTAATTCGGCGAGGATGTAAAGTGAATTATTGTTTTTTTAATTTAGGCGGAGCTATGCATACTGTTGAAGTATGTAGGGTAATACATTTTTTATGGAACAAATTTAGTAGTTCTCATAAAATAAAATTTATTTCTATTGATTTTTCAGAAGTCATTAAGGAAATTGTTGCTAAAATAAAAGACAACCAAATAGGAGTAGTGTTAAAACGCATGATGATACGTTCTGCATCGTTGGTAGCTAATCGTTTTAAAATTACCGCGTTAATAACAGGAGAAGTGTTAGGACAAGTATCAAGCCAAACTTTAAGTAACCTAACACTTATTGACAGTGTTTCTAATCATGTAATATTTCGTCCTTTAATTGCTTATGACAAGGAAAAAATTATCAATTTAGCTCGAAAAATAGGCACAGAGATACTTTCAAAATCTGTTCCAGAATATTGCGGAATAATATCAAAAAAATCAACTGCAAAAACAACAAAACAACTGATCGAATTTGAAGAAAATAATTTTGATTTCACCATATTAGATCGTGCAGTGTCTCAATCTTATGTAATAGACGTACAAAATATTCCTGATAAAATCATTAATCAACATGTATTTCAAGTAGAAACTAAAAAAATATTGGATTCTACTGATGTAGTATTGGATATACGAACAGAAATTGAACAAGAAAAAAATCCTCTTTATTTAAATAATATAGAAATAAAAAAAATACCTTTTTATAGTCTAATTGATCAATTTTCTAAATTAGATCCCAATAAAGTATATTTATTATATTGTGATCATGGTATAATGAGTCAATTGCAAGTAATGTATTTGCATAGACAGGGATTTCGCAATGTAAAGATATACAGACCGCCTAGATAA
- the ispA gene encoding (2E,6E)-farnesyl diphosphate synthase has protein sequence MLMIDFVNELRDSHQRVDEAISRYLLMFLKQDVSLLMQAIRYSVLLGGKRLRPFLVYQTGKLFGIRSSNLNAPAAAIECIHAYSLIHDDLPIMDNDKLRRGHPTCHVKFGESIAVLAGDALHTLAFTILSEAHMPTVTDQDRLKMIATLASASGANGMCLGQSLDLISKNNKNISATQLETIYQYKTGSLIRAAVRIGALAAGNKSKSCDDVLSFLDHYATTIGLAFQIQDDIIDISHAYDQKKKHSMQSKHNDVNNTYPKILGLNTARTKAQDLYCESLTSLKYIAKLGYNVNILSAFSRYIIKRNN, from the coding sequence ATGCTTATGATTGATTTTGTTAATGAGTTACGTGACAGCCATCAACGAGTAGACGAAGCCATTAGTCGTTATTTACTTATGTTTCTTAAACAAGATGTATCTCTCCTTATGCAAGCAATACGTTATAGTGTTCTGTTGGGAGGAAAACGGCTACGTCCTTTTTTGGTTTATCAAACAGGGAAATTGTTTGGTATTAGATCGTCAAATCTCAATGCCCCAGCAGCAGCCATTGAATGCATACATGCTTATTCTTTAATTCATGATGATTTACCTATTATGGATAATGATAAACTGCGTAGAGGACATCCAACATGTCATGTCAAATTTGGAGAGTCCATTGCTGTTTTAGCAGGCGATGCTCTACATACATTGGCTTTTACCATTCTTTCAGAAGCACATATGCCAACTGTCACAGATCAAGATCGTTTAAAAATGATTGCTACATTAGCTTCTGCCAGCGGAGCTAATGGAATGTGCTTAGGTCAGTCTTTAGATTTAATTAGTAAAAATAATAAAAATATATCAGCCACACAGTTAGAAACCATATATCAGTACAAAACAGGATCATTAATTCGAGCTGCAGTTCGCATTGGAGCTTTAGCAGCAGGAAACAAAAGCAAAAGCTGCGACGACGTATTGTCATTTCTAGACCACTATGCTACAACTATAGGTTTAGCTTTTCAAATACAAGACGACATTATAGATATTTCACATGCATATGATCAGAAAAAAAAACACAGTATGCAATCGAAACATAATGATGTCAACAACACTTATCCAAAAATATTAGGATTAAACACGGCTCGCACTAAAGCTCAAGATTTATATTGTGAGTCATTAACATCTTTAAAATACATTGCGAAATTAGGCTACAACGTTAATATTTTATCTGCATTTTCGCGTTATATCATTAAACGTAACAACTAA
- the dxs gene encoding 1-deoxy-D-xylulose-5-phosphate synthase: MNCNSNKYPILSLINTPNELRQLSEDHLTKLCNELRQFLLTSVSRSSGHFASGLGTIELTVALHYVYNTPFDYLIWDVGHQAYPHKILTGRRERIFSIRRRNGLHPFPCRDESEYDVLSVGHSSTSISAGLGLSIAAEREMLGRRTVCVIGDGAITAGMAFEAMNHAGSTNSDLLIILNDNEMSISENVGALNNHHTHILSKKVYSNLKVDNNKILSDMFLTNTLIKHTGNQIKNCNGTSNSLFSQLGFNYIGPINGHDVLELVYILRNIRDMKGPQFLHVITKKGCGYEPAEKDPIKWHAVPKFDPKIGSLPTTTKHSKNITYSAIFGDWLCQVAARDNKIIGITPAMREGSGMSTFSQKYPKQYFDVAIAEQHAVTFAAGLAIAGYKPIVAIYSTFLQRAYDQVIHDVAIQNLPVLFAVDRGGIVGADGQTHQGAFDLSYLRCIPNMIIMTPSDACECKLMLYTGYRYRYGPSVVRYPKGYAVPGNLVDTTKLYTLPLSKGVIRRQGNCIAILNFGTLLQSAYNVASELNATLVDMRFVKPLDGNLIKNLAKNHQVLITLEENTIMGGAGSGVNEFIMQNKLSIPVLNIGLPDFFISQGSQSEILSELGLDSIGIYKKIIKWIH, from the coding sequence ATGAACTGTAATTCAAATAAATACCCCATATTAAGTTTAATCAATACTCCTAACGAATTGAGACAATTATCTGAAGATCATTTAACAAAGTTGTGTAATGAGTTACGTCAATTTCTTTTAACTAGTGTTAGTAGATCTAGCGGACATTTTGCATCTGGATTAGGGACTATTGAGCTTACCGTAGCACTACATTACGTATATAATACTCCATTTGATTATTTAATTTGGGATGTAGGGCATCAAGCATACCCGCATAAAATTCTTACGGGGCGACGCGAACGTATTTTTAGTATTAGAAGGAGGAACGGATTACATCCATTTCCTTGTCGTGACGAAAGCGAATATGATGTTTTATCAGTAGGACATTCTTCTACTTCAATTAGCGCGGGATTAGGTCTATCAATAGCGGCGGAACGAGAAATGCTAGGACGTCGTACAGTATGCGTGATAGGAGACGGAGCAATAACTGCTGGGATGGCCTTTGAAGCAATGAACCATGCTGGATCTACAAACTCTGATTTATTGATTATTTTAAATGATAATGAAATGTCTATTTCAGAAAACGTAGGAGCATTAAACAATCATCATACTCATATTTTATCAAAAAAAGTATATTCCAATTTAAAAGTAGACAACAATAAAATATTGTCTGACATGTTTTTAACTAATACATTGATTAAACATACTGGTAACCAAATCAAAAATTGTAATGGCACATCAAATTCATTATTTTCACAACTTGGTTTTAATTATATTGGCCCCATTAATGGACACGATGTATTAGAATTAGTATATATTTTGAGAAATATACGTGATATGAAAGGTCCACAATTCTTACATGTTATTACCAAAAAAGGTTGTGGATATGAACCTGCAGAAAAAGATCCTATTAAATGGCACGCAGTACCAAAATTTGATCCTAAAATTGGATCGTTACCTACTACTACAAAGCATTCTAAAAATATAACTTATTCTGCAATTTTTGGTGATTGGTTATGCCAAGTTGCGGCTCGAGATAATAAGATTATAGGAATTACGCCCGCGATGAGAGAAGGTTCTGGAATGAGTACCTTCTCTCAGAAATATCCAAAACAATATTTTGATGTTGCAATTGCTGAACAACATGCTGTGACATTTGCTGCTGGATTAGCTATAGCGGGTTATAAACCTATTGTCGCTATTTATTCAACATTTTTACAACGCGCATATGATCAAGTAATCCATGACGTAGCAATTCAGAATTTGCCTGTGTTATTTGCTGTCGATCGAGGAGGTATTGTCGGAGCAGATGGACAAACTCACCAAGGCGCTTTTGATTTATCGTATTTACGTTGTATTCCGAATATGATAATAATGACCCCTAGTGATGCGTGTGAATGTAAGTTGATGCTATATACAGGATATCGCTATCGATATGGACCTAGTGTTGTACGTTATCCTAAGGGATATGCTGTACCCGGTAATTTAGTAGATACAACAAAATTGTATACTTTACCATTAAGTAAAGGTGTAATACGTCGTCAAGGAAATTGCATTGCAATTCTTAATTTCGGAACTTTATTGCAATCAGCCTATAATGTTGCATCTGAATTAAATGCGACTCTAGTAGATATGAGATTTGTTAAACCATTAGATGGAAACTTAATAAAAAATCTTGCTAAAAATCACCAAGTTTTAATAACATTAGAGGAAAATACAATAATGGGTGGAGCCGGAAGCGGGGTGAATGAATTTATTATGCAGAATAAGTTATCAATTCCAGTTTTAAATATTGGTTTGCCTGATTTTTTTATTTCTCAAGGTTCACAATCAGAGATACTTTCTGAATTGGGATTAGATAGTATAGGTATTTATAAAAAAATTATAAAATGGATACATTAA
- a CDS encoding phosphatidylglycerophosphatase A: MISDLKLSKIWCLFATGFGLGTISWLPVGTAASLLAIPIWWVLNYLFPFQFYFLFLIIGTGVGIYFCDHTTKIIGVHDPKSIVWDEFVGMWMTLIIVPIHSWLWTIIAFLLFRIFDIVKPWPISWCDREIKGGFGIIIDDILASIISVCIILLLMNLYH; the protein is encoded by the coding sequence ATGATTAGTGATTTGAAATTGTCTAAAATATGGTGTTTATTTGCCACTGGTTTTGGTTTAGGTACAATTTCTTGGCTACCAGTAGGAACTGCGGCGTCATTATTAGCAATACCAATATGGTGGGTTTTGAATTATTTATTTCCGTTTCAGTTTTATTTTTTGTTCTTGATTATTGGAACAGGAGTGGGTATATATTTTTGCGATCATACTACTAAAATAATTGGTGTTCATGACCCTAAATCAATCGTTTGGGATGAATTTGTTGGTATGTGGATGACATTAATTATAGTACCAATACACAGTTGGTTGTGGACGATTATCGCATTTTTATTATTTAGAATATTTGATATAGTAAAACCTTGGCCAATTTCATGGTGTGATCGTGAAATAAAAGGAGGATTTGGAATAATTATTGATGATATATTAGCGAGCATTATATCAGTTTGTATCATTTTATTACTAATGAATTTATATCATTAA
- the nusB gene encoding transcription antitermination factor NusB → MKAISRRRARECTLQALYSWQVSKNDVKEIEHYVVKEQDIQDCNISYFHELYIGVISCAEELDKLMIPHLSRNLEKLGYIEHSVLRIALFELTKCNDIPYKVAINEAIELVKNFGAEKSHKFVNGVLDKIVNQLCVSKNDHIIK, encoded by the coding sequence GTGAAAGCAATTAGCAGAAGGCGTGCTCGTGAATGTACATTGCAGGCGTTGTATTCCTGGCAAGTATCTAAAAATGATGTTAAAGAAATAGAGCATTATGTTGTAAAAGAGCAAGATATTCAAGATTGTAATATCTCTTATTTTCATGAATTATATATTGGAGTAATAAGTTGTGCTGAAGAATTGGATAAATTAATGATACCGCATTTATCCCGCAATTTAGAGAAATTAGGTTATATTGAACACTCAGTGCTACGTATTGCATTGTTTGAGCTTACCAAATGTAATGATATACCATATAAAGTTGCCATTAATGAAGCAATTGAGCTTGTAAAAAATTTTGGAGCTGAAAAAAGTCATAAATTTGTTAATGGAGTATTAGATAAAATAGTCAATCAGCTTTGTGTTAGTAAAAACGATCATATTATTAAATAA
- the ribE gene encoding 6,7-dimethyl-8-ribityllumazine synthase, producing the protein MNIIESDTMANKSKIAIAVVRFNRFVNNNLLEGALDVLKRIGHVKDENITIIWVPGSYELPLIAKALAISHKYDGIIALGTVIRGFTVHFEFVAKECSSGLSRISMENTLPIGFGLLTTDNISQAIERSGIKSNNKGSEAALAVLEMINILKIIKNSS; encoded by the coding sequence ATGAATATTATTGAAAGCGATACTATGGCAAATAAATCTAAGATTGCTATCGCGGTTGTTCGGTTTAATCGTTTCGTTAATAATAATTTACTCGAAGGAGCTTTAGATGTTTTAAAAAGAATTGGGCACGTGAAAGATGAAAATATAACCATAATTTGGGTTCCAGGTTCTTATGAATTACCGTTAATCGCAAAAGCATTGGCTATTAGTCACAAATATGATGGAATAATAGCTTTGGGCACAGTAATTCGTGGATTTACTGTACATTTTGAATTTGTTGCAAAAGAATGTAGCTCTGGATTATCCAGAATTTCCATGGAAAACACATTGCCTATTGGATTTGGATTACTTACTACGGATAATATTAGTCAAGCTATAGAACGTTCAGGCATTAAATCTAATAACAAAGGATCAGAAGCTGCTTTGGCTGTTTTAGAAATGATTAATATACTAAAAATAATTAAAAATAGCTCTTAA